One window of the Methylovirgula sp. HY1 genome contains the following:
- a CDS encoding lytic murein transglycosylase: MAPSFAICIFLSGLGSPGLRFRAPWGVPVAVAAERSAVPAIGGPSTRAHEARDFHAFLGQLFPQAAARGIARATFEAAIRDLTLDPSVARASVRQSEFARPFSAYFTGAVAPRRITQGRALAVRWRRQLAEITRRYGVPGPILLAAWGMESDFSRATGGKDVIRSLATLAFLRRDRGLFRDELLDGLVILQRGAIARTMMKGSWAGAMGGPQFLPSTYLAHAVSFSGAAAPDIWTNVPDILASIAQFLQTSGWQRGARWGVEVRLPAHFDYATLHADFRDWAAWGFRPADGSDLPKTGAATLFFPAGAKGPAFLLGSNYWVIKTYNNSDAYALSLGCLADRIAGKPGLGTPWPSGVPLWDHAEKAEIQRLLRRLGYYSGTIDGKFGPSSRDAIHAFQRAVGIHPADGVGGADLLAKLRKRAGQ, translated from the coding sequence GTGGCTCCGTCCTTTGCCATTTGTATCTTTCTCTCGGGCTTGGGCTCGCCAGGGCTTCGCTTTCGCGCGCCCTGGGGTGTCCCGGTAGCGGTCGCCGCCGAAAGAAGCGCCGTCCCCGCTATTGGCGGCCCGAGCACGCGGGCTCACGAGGCGCGCGATTTCCACGCTTTTCTCGGACAGCTCTTTCCGCAAGCCGCGGCGCGCGGGATCGCGCGCGCCACCTTCGAAGCGGCGATTCGTGACTTGACGCTTGATCCATCAGTGGCCCGGGCGTCTGTCCGGCAGAGCGAATTCGCGCGGCCTTTCTCAGCTTATTTCACCGGAGCGGTCGCCCCCCGGCGAATCACCCAAGGCCGGGCTCTGGCGGTTCGATGGCGCAGGCAACTCGCGGAAATTACGCGCCGTTATGGCGTGCCCGGGCCAATTCTCCTGGCCGCCTGGGGAATGGAAAGCGACTTTAGCCGAGCCACGGGGGGCAAGGATGTGATTCGGTCGCTGGCGACGCTCGCCTTTCTGCGGCGTGATCGCGGCCTGTTCCGTGACGAACTTTTGGATGGGCTGGTCATTTTGCAGCGCGGCGCCATCGCCCGCACAATGATGAAGGGATCCTGGGCCGGTGCCATGGGCGGCCCGCAATTTTTGCCCTCGACTTATCTGGCGCATGCGGTGAGCTTTTCCGGAGCGGCGGCGCCGGACATCTGGACAAATGTGCCGGATATTCTCGCTTCGATTGCCCAATTTCTTCAAACGTCGGGGTGGCAACGTGGCGCTCGCTGGGGCGTCGAAGTCCGCCTGCCGGCGCATTTCGACTATGCCACGCTGCACGCGGATTTTCGCGACTGGGCGGCTTGGGGTTTTCGTCCCGCCGACGGGAGCGATTTGCCGAAAACCGGCGCCGCGACATTGTTCTTTCCGGCGGGCGCCAAGGGGCCGGCCTTCCTTCTCGGCAGCAATTATTGGGTGATCAAAACCTATAATAATTCCGACGCCTATGCGCTGTCTCTCGGCTGTCTCGCCGACCGGATCGCCGGAAAGCCGGGACTCGGCACGCCCTGGCCGAGCGGCGTGCCGCTTTGGGACCATGCGGAAAAGGCTGAGATCCAGCGCCTGTTGCGACGGCTCGGCTATTATAGTGGGACGATCGACGGAAAATTCGGTCCAAGTTCGCGCGATGCGATTCATGCGTTTCAGCGCGCCGTCGGCATTCATCCGGCCGATGGAGTCGGAGGCGCCGACCTGCTCGCAAAGCTACGCAAACGGGCTGGGCAATAA
- a CDS encoding UDP-2,3-diacylglucosamine diphosphatase — MIVAKKDHDSIAVRTLFLSDIHLGTRGCQALLLLEFLKRCDVETIYLVGDIIDGWRLKSGWYWPQAHNDVVQKLLRRVHKGAKLIYVPGNHDEFMRDYIGHNFGGVEILDTAIHEAADGKRYLVMHGDHFDMVVRHAPWLAYLGDGAYTLALVINTYVNAVRRRLGLAYWSLSAWAKMKVKTAVNHIGKFEELLALEARRRDVQGVICGHIHHAIIHDEFGVRYMNTGDWVESCTALVEHFDGSFEIIHWADEMRRQTDTEVVTELPRRRREAKASAA, encoded by the coding sequence ATGATCGTGGCCAAGAAAGATCACGATAGCATTGCGGTCCGAACGCTTTTCTTGTCGGACATTCACCTCGGCACGCGTGGCTGCCAGGCGTTGCTGCTCCTTGAGTTCCTGAAGCGTTGTGACGTCGAGACGATCTATTTGGTCGGCGATATCATCGACGGATGGCGGCTGAAATCGGGATGGTACTGGCCGCAGGCCCATAATGACGTTGTGCAAAAGCTTCTGCGGCGCGTCCACAAGGGCGCGAAACTCATCTACGTTCCCGGCAATCACGACGAATTCATGCGCGATTACATCGGGCATAATTTTGGCGGCGTCGAAATATTGGACACTGCGATTCATGAGGCGGCGGACGGCAAGCGCTATCTCGTGATGCATGGCGACCATTTCGACATGGTCGTGCGACATGCGCCTTGGCTCGCCTATCTCGGCGACGGCGCCTATACCCTCGCGCTCGTCATCAATACCTATGTCAATGCCGTGCGGCGGCGCCTCGGCCTTGCCTATTGGTCTCTGTCCGCATGGGCGAAGATGAAAGTGAAGACAGCCGTCAATCACATCGGGAAATTCGAGGAGCTGCTGGCCCTCGAAGCCCGGCGGCGCGATGTCCAAGGCGTCATCTGCGGCCACATCCACCATGCCATCATCCATGATGAATTCGGCGTGCGCTATATGAATACCGGCGATTGGGTCGAGAGCTGCACCGCGCTCGTCGAACATTTCGACGGCAGTTTCGAAATCATCCATTGGGCTGATGAAATGCGGCGCCAGACGGACACCGAAGTCGTGACCGAATTGCCGCGGCGGCGACGCGAAGCAAAGGCCTCTGCGGCGTGA
- a CDS encoding glycosyltransferase family 1 protein translates to MTKLLVATDAWSPQINGVVRSLENIAAHAASFDMEVKFLTPSDFWTMPLPGYGEIRLALTNRRKIAASIAAFAPDFVHIATEGPIGLAARRACLRENRAFTTSYHTRFPEYVAARAPVPMRFTYAVLRRFHNAAAGTMVSSPSLEHVLAGHGFRNLMRWSRGVDDTLFRPRTENVLDHLPRPIFLFVGRLAVEKNIEAFLKLELPGSKVVVGNGPLQARLAATYPDTHFLGALCGEQLAQVYASADVFVFPSLTDTFGIVLLEALASGVPVAAFPVTGPLDVIGDSGAGVLAHDLQEAALGALNISRERCRKHAVNFTWKESARQFFDNIRTAQLDPRVSAARKFARFVRLA, encoded by the coding sequence GTGACAAAACTTCTCGTCGCGACGGACGCCTGGAGCCCGCAGATCAACGGCGTCGTTCGGTCGCTTGAAAATATTGCTGCCCATGCGGCCTCCTTCGATATGGAGGTGAAGTTTCTCACCCCCTCCGACTTCTGGACCATGCCTTTGCCGGGCTATGGTGAGATTCGGCTGGCTCTCACCAATCGGCGCAAGATTGCCGCCTCGATCGCCGCTTTCGCCCCGGATTTTGTGCATATTGCAACGGAAGGTCCGATCGGCCTCGCGGCCCGGCGCGCCTGTCTGCGTGAGAATCGCGCCTTCACGACGAGCTACCACACCCGCTTTCCGGAATATGTCGCGGCCCGCGCGCCCGTGCCGATGAGGTTCACCTACGCGGTCTTGCGGCGCTTTCATAATGCCGCCGCCGGCACCATGGTCAGCTCGCCGAGTCTCGAGCATGTGCTGGCCGGCCATGGATTTCGCAATCTGATGCGCTGGTCGCGCGGCGTTGACGACACGCTGTTTCGTCCGCGCACGGAAAATGTTCTGGATCACTTGCCGCGCCCGATCTTTCTTTTCGTCGGTCGGCTCGCCGTCGAGAAGAACATTGAGGCTTTTCTGAAGCTCGAGTTGCCGGGCTCAAAAGTCGTGGTCGGCAATGGGCCTTTGCAGGCACGCCTCGCCGCGACCTATCCTGACACGCATTTCCTCGGTGCGCTCTGCGGCGAACAGCTCGCCCAGGTCTATGCGTCGGCCGATGTCTTCGTCTTCCCAAGCCTCACCGATACGTTCGGCATCGTTCTTCTCGAAGCGCTCGCCTCGGGCGTCCCGGTCGCGGCTTTCCCGGTGACGGGGCCGCTCGATGTCATCGGCGATTCGGGCGCCGGCGTGCTCGCGCATGATCTTCAGGAGGCGGCCCTCGGTGCTCTGAATATTTCGCGCGAACGTTGTCGCAAACATGCCGTCAACTTCACCTGGAAAGAAAGCGCCCGGCAATTCTTCGACAATATCCGCACCGCGCAATTGGACCCGCGGGTTTCGGCGGCGCGAAAGTTCGCGCGTTTTGTCAGGCTTGCGTGA
- a CDS encoding chloride channel protein, whose amino-acid sequence MDSAAPTLSSEPSRFNLPARLRALVRRSEFALIGVAVLVGGFAGAFVAVIRWTVALLHHLLFGMPLAASSLSGLTTLAMPWLALVPAAGGLFLGVTGLLIRKWRPRRPIDPIEANALQGGRMSLIDSLLITAQTVVSSGVGGSVGLEAGFTQIGSGFASVVGAALKLRRSDMRTLVGCGAAGAIGAAFGAPLTGAFYAFELIVGTYTPFGLAPIVSASISGVLVVKALGIHGTFIGQLAPIAEITQSDLAALLMLALFCSSVGIGIMRAVTFVEVLFRRSHLPVFLQPAVGGLVLGGLALVTPKVLSSGHGGLFELFGSVESSLVWLSVIVLLKSIASAVSIGSGFRGGLFFASLFLGAMIGKVFAIAVPMLAPAIVPDSSIYAAVGMSALAVAIIGGPLTMSFLALETTGDFQLVIMVLIASTIVSVIVRQTFGYSFATWRMHLRGESIRSAQDVSWMRTLTVGRMMKTDVRTVMSYQKIADFMEEFPLGSRQWVVATDAAGRYAGLVSVTDAHLAASNGEDPQAPIETLLRYQEDVLFPGMNIKDAADIFERSESEALAVLGDLHSRQIVGMLTEAHVLRRYTEELEKARRELSGEKWLGEA is encoded by the coding sequence ATGGATTCTGCAGCGCCGACATTAAGTTCCGAACCCAGTCGGTTCAATCTGCCGGCGCGGCTGCGCGCGCTCGTTCGGCGGAGCGAATTTGCACTGATCGGCGTCGCCGTGCTTGTCGGCGGCTTTGCAGGCGCTTTTGTCGCGGTGATCCGATGGACGGTGGCTCTGCTCCACCATCTGCTCTTCGGCATGCCGCTTGCCGCCTCCAGCTTGAGCGGGCTCACCACGTTGGCCATGCCTTGGCTGGCGCTTGTGCCGGCCGCGGGTGGCTTGTTTCTCGGCGTGACGGGGCTGCTCATCAGGAAATGGCGGCCGCGGCGGCCGATCGATCCGATCGAAGCAAATGCGCTGCAGGGTGGCCGCATGTCGCTCATCGACAGCCTATTGATCACCGCGCAAACCGTGGTTTCGTCGGGCGTCGGCGGCTCGGTCGGCCTCGAAGCCGGCTTTACCCAAATCGGTTCCGGCTTCGCTTCGGTCGTCGGCGCGGCGCTCAAATTGCGCCGCAGCGATATGCGCACCCTGGTCGGTTGCGGCGCAGCCGGAGCCATCGGCGCGGCCTTTGGAGCGCCTCTGACAGGCGCTTTCTATGCCTTTGAACTAATCGTCGGCACCTATACGCCATTCGGCCTCGCGCCGATCGTATCCGCGTCGATCAGCGGTGTGCTCGTCGTCAAGGCGCTCGGTATCCATGGGACCTTCATCGGCCAGCTTGCGCCGATTGCAGAGATCACCCAATCCGATCTCGCCGCGCTGTTGATGTTGGCGCTGTTCTGCTCATCCGTCGGCATAGGCATCATGCGGGCGGTCACCTTTGTTGAAGTCTTGTTCAGGCGCAGCCATCTGCCGGTCTTTCTACAGCCGGCTGTCGGCGGCCTCGTTCTTGGTGGCCTCGCGCTCGTCACCCCTAAGGTGCTTTCGTCCGGACATGGCGGCTTGTTCGAACTCTTCGGCTCGGTGGAAAGCAGTTTGGTTTGGCTGAGCGTCATTGTGCTGCTGAAATCGATCGCCTCCGCCGTGTCGATCGGCTCCGGGTTCCGCGGCGGTCTTTTCTTCGCCTCGCTGTTTCTCGGGGCGATGATCGGCAAGGTCTTCGCCATAGCGGTGCCGATGCTGGCGCCAGCCATCGTACCCGATTCTTCCATCTACGCGGCGGTCGGCATGTCCGCGCTCGCCGTCGCGATCATCGGCGGCCCGCTCACCATGAGCTTTCTCGCGCTTGAGACCACCGGCGATTTCCAATTGGTCATTATGGTCCTGATCGCTTCGACCATCGTGTCGGTGATCGTGCGCCAGACTTTCGGCTATTCATTCGCGACTTGGCGCATGCATCTGCGCGGCGAGTCGATTCGCAGCGCGCAGGATGTCAGCTGGATGCGAACGCTGACCGTCGGTCGTATGATGAAGACCGATGTCAGGACAGTGATGTCCTATCAAAAGATCGCCGACTTCATGGAGGAGTTTCCGCTGGGTTCGCGGCAATGGGTGGTCGCTACCGATGCTGCTGGACGCTATGCCGGCCTCGTCTCCGTCACGGATGCGCATTTGGCCGCGTCGAATGGCGAGGATCCGCAGGCGCCGATCGAAACGCTCCTCCGCTATCAGGAGGACGTTTTGTTTCCCGGCATGAACATCAAGGATGCCGCCGATATTTTCGAACGCAGCGAAAGTGAGGCATTGGCGGTGCTCGGCGATCTTCACAGCCGGCAGATCGTCGGCATGCTGACCGAGGCGCATGTGTTGCGCCGCTACACGGAAGAACTCGAAAAGGCTCGCCGCGAGTTGAGCGGCGAGAAATGGCTCGGCGAGGCCTGA
- a CDS encoding chemotaxis protein CheW: protein MNEFRTDAMDGRELMAFRIGAQEFCVDIMAVREIRGFTPATPLPQSPGFVRGVINLRGAVLPIVDLSARLGIGPSEPTARHVIMVVQVGEQVVGLLVEAVSDILTVSGDAVQPTPDVASEMAKLFVRGVLAIDGRMISHIALDNVLPLLECEAA, encoded by the coding sequence ATGAACGAATTTAGGACGGATGCCATGGATGGGCGCGAACTGATGGCCTTCCGCATTGGCGCGCAGGAATTCTGCGTCGATATCATGGCGGTGCGGGAGATCCGCGGGTTCACGCCGGCGACGCCTTTGCCGCAATCGCCGGGCTTCGTGCGCGGGGTGATCAATCTGCGCGGCGCGGTGCTGCCGATCGTCGATCTTTCGGCCAGGCTCGGCATTGGTCCCTCGGAGCCGACGGCGCGGCATGTCATCATGGTGGTTCAGGTCGGCGAGCAGGTCGTCGGCCTCCTCGTCGAAGCGGTGTCGGACATTTTGACCGTCTCCGGCGATGCGGTGCAGCCGACGCCGGATGTCGCCTCCGAAATGGCGAAGTTGTTCGTGCGTGGCGTGCTGGCCATCGATGGCCGGATGATCAGCCATATTGCCCTCGACAATGTCCTCCCCCTGCTCGAATGCGAGGCCGCATGA
- a CDS encoding methyl-accepting chemotaxis protein, with protein sequence MATSEKAHLLITDFERTISDQFEQALAAQGFIASKGVKRYTEVFTDAETRFERDVTVARRHADGHPDVLALLDKVEAANLTWRHEIGDPEIKLGRDPQTMAAAMALSGSPQARTLMSAFRTGAKEAQAKIATWAVVASETQAQASWIVRLALLAGGFMALMAALYAGRQLSQRIAFPIRILNGCMKALAQGDTKVDVPSMGEGDEIGDMVHTVQIFKANAVEKMRLEAQAAEQSRMAEEEQIRQEAETQKYIDAHHVFVNSITNALERQSDGDLTCRLTQAFSEEYEKIRANFNVSAEKLQQVMLSVSTNTHAIRSGTKEIAVAADDLSRRTEQQAASLEETAAALGEITTTVRKTAQGATHARQVVSTAKSDAEKGSGVVRQAITAMSGIEKSSQQIGQIIGVIDEIAFQTNLLALNAGVEAARAGDAGRGFAVVASEVRALAQRSAEAAKEIKGLISASTIQVEQGVDLVAETGKALERIFTQVAEIDAIVSEIATSAQDQATGLQEVNTAVNQMDQVTQQNAAMVEESTAASHTLSQETEELTRLIGRFQVGAPAAGHGDHVVAMPRGGKAAPRQAMKTVASRGGGAAPKPQAQSQHDEWEEF encoded by the coding sequence ATGGCGACGAGTGAGAAAGCGCATCTCCTCATCACAGATTTTGAGCGCACCATCTCCGACCAGTTTGAGCAGGCGCTTGCCGCCCAGGGCTTTATCGCTTCCAAAGGTGTGAAACGTTACACCGAGGTTTTCACGGACGCGGAGACGCGTTTCGAACGAGACGTCACCGTGGCGCGCCGACATGCGGACGGTCATCCCGACGTTCTCGCATTGCTCGACAAGGTCGAAGCAGCCAATCTCACGTGGCGACATGAGATCGGCGATCCGGAGATAAAGCTTGGACGCGATCCGCAGACTATGGCGGCGGCGATGGCCCTCTCCGGGTCGCCACAGGCAAGAACCTTGATGAGCGCCTTTCGCACCGGCGCCAAAGAGGCACAGGCTAAAATCGCAACTTGGGCGGTTGTCGCAAGCGAGACGCAAGCGCAGGCAAGTTGGATTGTGCGACTTGCATTATTGGCCGGCGGTTTCATGGCCCTGATGGCCGCCCTTTACGCCGGGCGTCAGCTCTCGCAGCGGATCGCTTTCCCGATCCGGATTCTGAACGGCTGCATGAAGGCCTTGGCGCAGGGCGATACGAAGGTCGACGTTCCCTCGATGGGCGAGGGCGACGAGATCGGCGACATGGTGCATACGGTGCAGATCTTCAAGGCCAATGCGGTGGAGAAGATGCGGCTCGAAGCGCAAGCGGCCGAACAGAGCCGCATGGCCGAAGAAGAGCAGATTCGGCAGGAGGCCGAGACGCAGAAATATATCGACGCTCACCATGTCTTCGTCAATTCGATCACCAATGCTCTCGAGCGGCAGTCGGATGGAGATTTGACGTGCCGCCTGACCCAGGCGTTCAGCGAGGAATATGAAAAGATCCGCGCCAACTTCAATGTCTCGGCGGAGAAGCTGCAGCAGGTGATGCTGAGCGTTTCTACCAATACCCATGCCATCCGTTCCGGCACCAAGGAGATCGCGGTCGCGGCGGATGATCTGTCGCGGCGTACCGAGCAGCAGGCGGCGAGCCTCGAAGAGACGGCGGCGGCGCTGGGCGAGATTACCACGACGGTGCGCAAGACGGCGCAGGGCGCGACGCATGCCCGCCAGGTCGTGTCGACGGCGAAGTCGGATGCCGAAAAGGGCAGCGGCGTGGTGCGCCAGGCGATCACGGCGATGAGCGGGATCGAGAAATCCTCACAGCAGATCGGCCAGATCATCGGGGTGATCGACGAAATCGCCTTCCAGACCAATCTTCTCGCCTTGAACGCCGGGGTGGAAGCGGCGCGGGCGGGCGATGCCGGCCGCGGCTTCGCGGTGGTGGCTTCCGAAGTGCGCGCCTTGGCGCAGCGCTCGGCCGAGGCGGCGAAGGAGATCAAGGGCCTGATCTCGGCCTCGACGATCCAGGTCGAGCAGGGCGTCGATCTCGTCGCCGAGACGGGCAAGGCTTTGGAGCGGATCTTCACTCAGGTGGCGGAGATCGACGCGATCGTGTCGGAGATCGCGACCTCGGCGCAGGATCAGGCGACGGGCCTGCAGGAGGTCAATACGGCGGTCAATCAGATGGATCAGGTGACGCAGCAGAATGCCGCCATGGTCGAGGAATCGACCGCGGCGAGCCATACGCTGTCGCAGGAGACGGAAGAGCTGACCCGCCTGATCGGACGCTTCCAGGTCGGGGCGCCGGCCGCGGGTCATGGCGACCATGTGGTGGCGATGCCGCGTGGCGGCAAAGCCGCGCCGCGTCAGGCCATGAAGACCGTCGCCTCGCGTGGCGGCGGCGCCGCACCCAAGCCGCAGGCTCAAAGTCAACATGACGAATGGGAAGAGTTCTAG
- the phnN gene encoding phosphonate metabolism protein/1,5-bisphosphokinase (PRPP-forming) PhnN, with protein sequence MKTSTPPQTRGIFVCIVGPSGAGKDTLIRLARAKLGDDQSFFFPRRLVTRPLSPFEDHGILSPEQFEAGVRDGLFALHWRAHGLGYAIERTILSAIALGKIVVCNVSRDAIAAAQQNFADVKIVCVTAPEAVIAARLTARGRDAPADFAERLSRNASYLAEIKADITIVNIGEQAEAVDALTRFLTAL encoded by the coding sequence ATGAAAACGTCCACCCCGCCCCAAACGCGTGGAATTTTCGTCTGTATCGTCGGTCCGTCCGGCGCCGGCAAGGATACGCTGATCCGGCTCGCCCGTGCCAAACTCGGCGATGACCAGAGCTTTTTCTTTCCCCGTCGGCTGGTCACACGCCCACTATCCCCGTTCGAAGACCATGGCATTCTCTCGCCAGAGCAATTTGAAGCCGGCGTTCGCGACGGGCTTTTCGCCCTGCATTGGCGCGCACATGGGTTGGGCTATGCCATCGAACGGACGATTTTGTCGGCGATCGCGCTCGGCAAGATCGTCGTCTGCAATGTCTCACGCGATGCGATCGCGGCCGCGCAGCAAAATTTTGCGGATGTGAAAATCGTCTGTGTTACCGCGCCCGAGGCGGTCATCGCCGCCAGACTCACAGCACGCGGACGGGATGCGCCGGCCGATTTCGCGGAGCGTTTATCGCGCAATGCGAGTTATCTCGCAGAAATCAAAGCCGACATTACGATCGTCAATATCGGCGAGCAGGCAGAAGCGGTGGATGCGCTGACGCGCTTTCTTACCGCGCTGTGA
- a CDS encoding GNAT family N-acetyltransferase yields MVQTTITIREARESDAQGIAEVHDAAWRHAYSGIIPGRELERLIARRGPKWWHSAIIRGSRLLVLDFDEVIGGYASYGRNRVPSMDYGGEIFELYIAPEFQGLGFGRRVFSAARKDLAEHGYTSFLVWALADNDSATGFYRQLGGKIVRRAYERFGSELRERIAFAFE; encoded by the coding sequence ATGGTCCAGACGACGATCACGATCCGCGAGGCACGGGAAAGCGATGCTCAGGGTATCGCCGAGGTGCATGACGCGGCCTGGCGGCATGCCTATAGCGGCATCATTCCCGGCCGCGAACTGGAGCGTCTGATCGCCCGCCGCGGGCCAAAATGGTGGCATTCTGCGATTATTCGCGGATCTCGTCTGCTGGTCCTGGATTTCGACGAAGTGATCGGCGGTTATGCGAGCTATGGACGCAACCGCGTGCCGTCCATGGATTATGGCGGCGAGATTTTCGAGCTTTATATTGCCCCGGAATTTCAAGGTCTGGGATTCGGCCGGCGCGTGTTTTCGGCGGCCCGAAAAGACCTCGCCGAACACGGCTATACGTCTTTCCTCGTCTGGGCTTTGGCCGATAATGACAGTGCGACCGGCTTCTACCGCCAGCTTGGCGGCAAGATCGTCCGCCGCGCTTATGAACGCTTCGGCTCGGAACTCAGGGAGAGAATCGCTTTCGCTTTTGAATAG
- the ppa gene encoding inorganic diphosphatase, whose protein sequence is MRLDAIKIGENPPHDVNVIIEVPIGGEPIKYEMDKAAGALVVDRFLYTAMRYPGNYGFIPNTLSDDGDPCDVIVANTRAIIPGAVMSCRVVGVLLMQDESGGDEKILAVPSAKLTKRYDNINDYKDLPEITLQQIEHFFTHYKDLEPNKWVKIMRWGNAEEARAIVMQAIERAKAAKVG, encoded by the coding sequence ATGCGCCTCGACGCAATCAAGATCGGCGAAAATCCCCCCCACGACGTCAACGTCATCATTGAGGTGCCGATCGGCGGCGAACCGATCAAATATGAGATGGACAAAGCGGCCGGCGCACTCGTCGTCGATCGTTTCCTCTACACGGCTATGCGCTATCCCGGCAATTACGGTTTCATTCCGAATACTTTGTCGGATGATGGCGACCCCTGCGACGTGATCGTCGCCAATACACGGGCCATTATCCCAGGCGCGGTCATGAGCTGTCGCGTCGTCGGCGTCCTGCTCATGCAGGATGAAAGCGGCGGCGACGAAAAAATCCTTGCCGTGCCTTCGGCAAAGCTCACCAAGCGCTATGACAATATCAACGACTATAAGGATCTGCCCGAGATCACCTTGCAGCAGATCGAGCATTTCTTCACCCATTACAAAGATCTCGAACCAAATAAATGGGTGAAGATCATGCGCTGGGGAAATGCGGAAGAAGCCCGCGCCATCGTGATGCAGGCGATCGAACGCGCCAAAGCGGCGAAGGTCGGCTAA
- the phoB gene encoding phosphate regulon transcriptional regulator PhoB has product MILSPPESRPTPAARQGTPTVSAPRILVVEDEAALSLLLSYNLEAEGFVVERVERGDEAELRLVESPPDLVILDWMLPGVSGLEICRRMRAREATRTLPVIMLTARGDESERVRGLTIGADDYVVKPFSVPELMARVRALLRRSRPDRVSSMLTAGDLELDRENWRVNRSGRDVHLGPTEFRLLEYLMAKPGRVFSRSQLLDAVWGLSADIDERTVDVHVGRLRKALSQQTERDPIRTIRGAGYSFDETFGKAE; this is encoded by the coding sequence ATGATCCTTTCTCCTCCCGAAAGCCGGCCGACGCCGGCGGCTCGTCAGGGCACGCCGACGGTCAGTGCGCCGCGCATTCTCGTCGTTGAAGACGAGGCTGCCTTGAGCCTCCTCCTGTCTTATAATCTCGAGGCAGAGGGATTCGTCGTCGAGCGGGTCGAACGCGGCGACGAGGCCGAATTGCGACTTGTCGAGTCGCCGCCCGATCTGGTGATTCTCGACTGGATGTTGCCGGGTGTGTCCGGCCTCGAAATTTGCCGGCGAATGCGCGCGCGGGAAGCAACGCGGACCCTGCCGGTGATCATGCTGACGGCGCGCGGCGACGAAAGCGAGCGTGTGCGCGGCTTGACGATCGGGGCCGACGATTATGTCGTCAAGCCGTTCTCGGTCCCCGAACTCATGGCGCGGGTAAGGGCGCTTCTGCGCCGCTCGCGGCCGGACCGGGTTTCCTCGATGTTGACGGCTGGCGATCTCGAACTGGATCGCGAGAATTGGCGCGTCAATCGAAGCGGCCGCGACGTTCACCTCGGTCCGACCGAATTTCGCCTCCTCGAATATCTCATGGCAAAACCGGGCCGCGTGTTCTCGCGTTCGCAATTGCTCGACGCGGTCTGGGGTCTCTCCGCCGATATCGATGAACGCACGGTCGACGTGCATGTCGGGCGTCTGCGCAAGGCTTTGTCGCAGCAGACGGAGCGCGACCCGATCCGCACTATTCGCGGCGCCGGCTATTCTTTCGACGAGACTTTCGGCAAGGCGGAATGA
- the phoU gene encoding phosphate signaling complex protein PhoU, translating into MSDHTVRAYDKELEDLGRKIAEMGGIAEKMLSDAMDALGNLDTDLAHATIATDMRLDLLQRDIEEQAILTIARRQPMALDLREIIAAIRISGDLERVGDLAKNISKRAIKLSSEPHFPRALVGLRSMHETAAMLLKDALDAYALRDAERARAVWTNDVELDALEDSVFRDLLTFMMEDPRNISFCAHLLFCSKNIERIGDHATNIAETVVYLVTGEPLPTERPKGSSQFTDAPHTAI; encoded by the coding sequence ATGTCCGACCACACAGTCAGAGCCTATGACAAGGAACTCGAGGATCTCGGCCGCAAGATTGCCGAGATGGGCGGGATTGCCGAAAAAATGCTGAGCGATGCGATGGACGCGCTCGGCAATCTCGACACGGATCTCGCGCATGCGACGATCGCTACGGATATGCGCCTCGATCTGTTGCAGCGGGACATCGAAGAGCAGGCCATCTTGACCATCGCGCGGCGGCAACCGATGGCGCTCGATCTGCGCGAGATCATTGCGGCGATTCGAATCTCAGGCGATCTCGAGCGGGTCGGCGATCTGGCCAAAAACATCTCCAAACGCGCGATAAAATTATCGTCGGAGCCACATTTTCCGCGCGCTCTGGTCGGTCTAAGATCCATGCATGAAACGGCCGCTATGCTGCTCAAGGACGCGCTCGATGCCTATGCGTTGCGCGATGCAGAACGTGCCCGCGCGGTGTGGACGAATGATGTGGAACTCGATGCGCTCGAAGATTCCGTATTCCGTGACCTTCTGACTTTCATGATGGAAGACCCCCGCAATATTTCCTTTTGCGCGCATCTGCTGTTCTGCTCGAAGAACATCGAGCGGATTGGCGATCACGCGACCAATATTGCCGAAACCGTCGTCTATCTGGTGACCGGGGAACCTTTGCCGACGGAACGGCCGAAGGGTTCATCGCAGTTCACCGATGCGCCGCATACCGCGATTTGA